The DNA region GTCACGACTCGGCGATCTGGTAGAAGCCGTGTCCGTCCAGGTAGTTGACGGCGCGGAAGTCGTCGGCGACGACCTCGGCCAGCGGGTGCGCCAGCCCGATCATCAGCGGCTCGGTCGAGTCGTCGACCGTGCGCGGCAGCCACTCCCCCGGATTCACGCCCACGTGTGCCTTGTGGAAGCTCGGCAGGTCGCGGACCTGGTCCAGCAGCGGATATCCCACCAGCGTTCCCTCCACCGGGGACGTCAGATAGGCCATGACGACGTGCCGCTCGACCGTGTGCGGACGCTGGTACCGCTCGGCGAACCTTTCCGGCGCGAGGTATGCGTCGACCGTCCACTCCAGTTGGGACTCCCCACCCGCGAGCGTCGCGTAGTGCGCGGCGCCGCCGCCGCACAGCCGGATGCCCGCCTCGACCAGGCACGGCCCGTCGGGAGTGCGCATGATCTCCAGGTGCGCGGGCCCGTGTCCGACACCGAGCGCGTCGAGCGCCGCCGCCGCGTAGCCGACGAGATCGGGAACGTCGGCGACCGGCACCGAGAACACCCCCGCGTGGCGGTCGACCACGCCGTTGACGGTCATCTTCGCGTAACGCCAGATGTCGGTGACCCGGTGCCTTCCCCCGCTGCTGACCGTGTTCACCGCGTACTCGGCGCCCACCAGGTACTCCTGCGCGACCACGCCGTCGTTGCGCTCGGCGAAGATGTTGGTGCTGCCCAGGATCGCCTGGTACGCCGCCACCGACTCCTCCGGCGTCGCGCAGAAGGTCACCCCGTCGTTGCCCGCGCTGCGGATCGGTTTGACCACGACCCGGCCGCCGATACCCGCGTGCCACGCCCGCAGTTCGTCCTCCCCGGTGACCAGCAGCTGCCGGGTGGCCCGCAGGCCCGCCGCGCGCAGCGTCTCGTTCTGGGCGAACTTGTTGCGCCGCGCCGCGCTGTGGTGGGTGCCGTTGGTGGGCAGCCCCAGCGCCTCGCTGAGCTGGTCGGCCAGTTCGACACCAGGCTCACCTGCGGTGATCACAAGGTCGGGCTGGTGCTTGGCCACCGCGTCCCTGGTCGCGTCGACGTCACCGAAGTGGACGATGTTGTCGGCGAACCAACTCAGGTCGGGATGGCTGCGGTAGAACGGGAGCGCGTCCACCGTGCTCTGCACCCGCACGACCGAGGCGCCCGTGTCGAGGAACGCCACGGCCAGCGCCAGGGTCGGCGCGTAGACGTCCACCATCACCACGGTCTTGCCCATCTCAGATCCCTTCGCAGCGACGCACGACCGACAGCAGGCGGTCGATCTCGTCGGGGGTGTTGTAGACGTGCGGGCTCACCCGGACCGCGCGGTCGGCGCTGTCGCGTCCGGCCTGGCAGTGGCTGTCGGCGCGGACCATGATCCCCTCGTCGGCCAGCACGAAGCCGAGGTCGTCGGAGCGGACTTTGCGGTGCCGGAACGTGACGATCCCCTCGCGGCGCTGCACGTCCGAGTCGGCGGTGAGACTGCGCTGGCAGCCCAGCACCTCGACGTCGGCCATCCGGCTCAGGCTGTCGGTGAGCAGCACGCCCAGCGCCGTGGACCACTCCCGGACGCGGTCGAGGCCCGCGGCGTCGAGCCAGTCGAACGCCGCGCCCAGGCTGACGATCCCGGCCGTGTTCGGCGTGCCCTCCCAGCCGCGCAGCGCGAAATGGGGGCCGCGCCGGTTGCGCGCCCACACCGCGCCGACCCCGGTCAGCGCGAGCATCTTGTGCCCGGAGAACACGATGAAGTCGACGTCGAGGTCGGCGACCGACACCGGGCCGTGGCCGACGCTCTGCGCCGCGTCGAGGCAGATCGGCACGTCCGGTCCGACCGCCTCGCGGATACGGTGCACGTTCATGTTCGCGCCGTAGACGTGGTGCACGTGGGTGGCCGCGACGAACCGGGTCCGCGGGGTGACCAGCGCGGGCAGCGCGCGGTGGTCGTAGTCGCCGGACGTCGGGTCGACCGGCATGGGCACGACCCCGATCCGCACGCCGCGCAAGGCCAGCGTGTCCCGCAGGTCCAGCCACGGCCGCAGGTTGGCCTGGTGGTCGCCGAACGGGACGATGATCTCGTCCCCGTCGGCCAGGATGTCGGCCAGCCAGTCGTTCGCGACCGCGCGCAGGCCGTGACTCGTGCCGCTGACGAACTCCACTGTGGACGCTGTGTCGCCCGCGGTGTCGCCCAGCGCCAGCCGGACCCGCTGCCGGACCTGGGCGACGCGCTCGGTAGCGGTGTTGGCCCACGGGTAGGAGCCGCGGCCGATGTTGGCGTTGGTCGTCGTCAGGAACTCGGCGACGGCGTCGAGCACCGCGCGCGGTTTCTGGCCCGTGGCCGCGCTGTCGAGATAGGCCACGGCGGGATTCGCGGTCAGGATGGGGAACTGCGCGCGCAGATCGCACTGCCAGTCGTGCAGCCGCTCCAGCGGCGAGGTGAGGGTGGTCATGTCAGTCCCGAACCAGCGGAGCGCCCGCGTCCCGCCACGCCACCACGCCGCCGCGCAGGCTGCGCGCGTCCCGGTGGCCCATCCTGGTCAGCAGCGCCGCGTACCGCGCCGACTTCTCCCCGACCGGGCAGACCAGCAGCACCGGCTTGCCCGCCCCGAATGGCAGCCCGCCGTGCAGCACTTCCTCGAACAGCTCGTCGACGATGTTGACCGAGTCCTCGATGTGCAGCGCCGAGTAGGCGAACGACCCGCGCAGATCCACCACCAGCGGCTTCGCCTCGGCGATCCACTGGCGTGCGTGGTCGACGTCGACCGCGTCGGCGGCGTCGATCTCGGCCGCGGTCAGCGAGGCCACCGAGTTGGCGCGCGGGGGCTGGTTGAGCAGTTCCGGCCTGCGCTCGCGGACATAGCTCATGTAGCTCTCGACCCGGTCACACACGATGAACACCGCGGTGTGCCGCTCGGTCAGCGACTCGTCCAGCATCGCCAGGTAGCGCACGGCGCCGAAGTACGCCGCGCCGCCGGTCGGCCCGCCGAGCATCCCGCAGCGGCGGTTCAGCGTGAGCATCCCGTCGATGGCCTGCTGCGCGGTGACCGACTCGATCGTGTCGTAGGTGCCGGGGTCGAACAGGCCGACCTCGTTGACCTCGTCGATGTTGCGGATGCCCGGGATGAAGTCGGACTTGTTCGCCACGAGGCCGATGATGTCGACCTCCGGGTTGTGGTCGCGCAGCGCCGCGGTGACCCCGGAGGACGACCCGGCGGTGCCCACGCAGGCGATGAAGTGGTCCGGGGTGCGGCCGCCGAGATCCTTGATGATCTCCGGGCCGGTGCCAGAGCGGTGCGCGTCGAGGTTGAGCGGGTTGAAGTACTGGTCGGTGTGCAGGTAGCCGTTGCCCTCCTCGGAGAGCATCCGGTACATCCGGGTCAGCGGGTCCTCGGTGTCGGTCGGGTCGAGGCACTCGGTCTGTCCGGGCAGTTCCTCGATCTGCGCGCCCAACAGCAGCAGCAGGTCCTTGATCTCGGGGACCTTCATCCGGTTGGTGACGCTCTTGAACGGCAGGCCGTGCATGGCGGCGATGACGGCCAGCGCCTTGGCCGTGTTGCCGCTGGACAGCTCCACGATCGAGTCGCCCCGCTCGACGGCTTCGGCCAGCCCCGCGCGGGCCATGTTCCACGCCGGCCGGTCCTTGACCGAGCCGAACGGGTTGAGCATCTCCATCTTCGCGTAGAGATCGATGTTGCGCAGTCCGTGCACCTCGGGTGCGATCCGGACCAATGGCGTGTCGCCGATGACGTCGGTGATGCTGTCGTATTTCATGCT from Alloactinosynnema sp. L-07 includes:
- a CDS encoding ATP-grasp domain-containing protein, with product MGKTVVMVDVYAPTLALAVAFLDTGASVVRVQSTVDALPFYRSHPDLSWFADNIVHFGDVDATRDAVAKHQPDLVITAGEPGVELADQLSEALGLPTNGTHHSAARRNKFAQNETLRAAGLRATRQLLVTGEDELRAWHAGIGGRVVVKPIRSAGNDGVTFCATPEESVAAYQAILGSTNIFAERNDGVVAQEYLVGAEYAVNTVSSGGRHRVTDIWRYAKMTVNGVVDRHAGVFSVPVADVPDLVGYAAAALDALGVGHGPAHLEIMRTPDGPCLVEAGIRLCGGGAAHYATLAGGESQLEWTVDAYLAPERFAERYQRPHTVERHVVMAYLTSPVEGTLVGYPLLDQVRDLPSFHKAHVGVNPGEWLPRTVDDSTEPLMIGLAHPLAEVVADDFRAVNYLDGHGFYQIAES
- a CDS encoding pyridoxal-phosphate dependent enzyme, which encodes MKYDSITDVIGDTPLVRIAPEVHGLRNIDLYAKMEMLNPFGSVKDRPAWNMARAGLAEAVERGDSIVELSSGNTAKALAVIAAMHGLPFKSVTNRMKVPEIKDLLLLLGAQIEELPGQTECLDPTDTEDPLTRMYRMLSEEGNGYLHTDQYFNPLNLDAHRSGTGPEIIKDLGGRTPDHFIACVGTAGSSSGVTAALRDHNPEVDIIGLVANKSDFIPGIRNIDEVNEVGLFDPGTYDTIESVTAQQAIDGMLTLNRRCGMLGGPTGGAAYFGAVRYLAMLDESLTERHTAVFIVCDRVESYMSYVRERRPELLNQPPRANSVASLTAAEIDAADAVDVDHARQWIAEAKPLVVDLRGSFAYSALHIEDSVNIVDELFEEVLHGGLPFGAGKPVLLVCPVGEKSARYAALLTRMGHRDARSLRGGVVAWRDAGAPLVRD
- a CDS encoding aminotransferase class V-fold PLP-dependent enzyme, whose amino-acid sequence is MTTLTSPLERLHDWQCDLRAQFPILTANPAVAYLDSAATGQKPRAVLDAVAEFLTTTNANIGRGSYPWANTATERVAQVRQRVRLALGDTAGDTASTVEFVSGTSHGLRAVANDWLADILADGDEIIVPFGDHQANLRPWLDLRDTLALRGVRIGVVPMPVDPTSGDYDHRALPALVTPRTRFVAATHVHHVYGANMNVHRIREAVGPDVPICLDAAQSVGHGPVSVADLDVDFIVFSGHKMLALTGVGAVWARNRRGPHFALRGWEGTPNTAGIVSLGAAFDWLDAAGLDRVREWSTALGVLLTDSLSRMADVEVLGCQRSLTADSDVQRREGIVTFRHRKVRSDDLGFVLADEGIMVRADSHCQAGRDSADRAVRVSPHVYNTPDEIDRLLSVVRRCEGI